Within the Ruficoccus amylovorans genome, the region CGCGAGATCGTCGAGTCACGCGCATGGGCCGAGTCGAAGGCCGAGATTCCCGTCGTGCTGGGCAAGGACGTGACCGGCAAGCCCATCGTCGAGGACTTGACCCGCATGCCCCACATGCTCATCGCCGGTTCCACCGGGTCGGGTAAGACGGTCTGCATCAACTCCGTTATCGCCTCGCTCCTGTACCACGCCGCGCCCGAGGACCTGCGCTTCCTCATGGTGGACCCGAAGGTGGTGGAAATGCAGGTGTACAACAAGCTCCCGCACATGCTGATCCCGGTCGTGACCGAGCCGAAAAAAGTTCCCGGCGCGCTCAAGTACCTGATCAGCGAGATGGAGCGGCGCTACCAGATTTTCGCCAAGATGGGCGTGCGCAACATCGCCGGTTTCAACGCCAAGATCGCCAAGAACAAGAAGGAGCGCGACGAGGCCGAAGCCCGCGAGGCTGAGATGTCCTCGGCCATGTCGCCGGAGGAACGCGCCGCCACTGCCAACCTGGATGTCCCCCGCGACGACGATGTGGAGTTCGAGATTCCCGAGAAGCGCCTCCACTACATCGTGTGCATCATCGACGAGTTGGCCGACTTGATGATGGTCGCCCCGCAGGACATTGAAACGGGCATCGCCCGGCTGGCCCAGCTCGCCCGTGCCGCCGGTATCCACCTGATCCTGGCCACGCAGCGCCCGTCAGTCAACGTCATCACCGGCGTGATCAAAGCCAACCTGCCGACCCGCGTCTCCTTCAAAGTCGCCTCCAAGGTGGACAGTCGCACCATCCTCGACCAGGGCGGGGCCGAAGCCCTCATCGGCAAGGGGGACATGCTTTTCGTGCCGCCGGGCACATCCAACCTCGTGCGCGCGCAGGGGGCCTTTGTCTCCGACGATGAGATCAACCACATCGTGGACTTCCTCAATTCCCGCAACGGCGACCCGCAGTTTGCCGAGGAAGTGCAGCAGCAGATCGAGGCCGGCGGCGAAGACGGCGGCGGTGGTGGGGCCGAGGGCGAGTGGGACGACGAGCTCGTGCCCGACGCCATCGAAGTCCTCCGCGCCACCAAGCGCGCCTCCACCTCCATGCTCCAGCGTCGGCTCAAGATCGGCTACAACCGAGCCGCCCGCATCATGGAGATTCTGGAGGACGAGGGCATCGTCGGCCCGGAAAACGGCTCCAGCCCCCGCGAGATTCTTCGCGACCTCGACTCGTTATAAGTTTGAGAGTTTAAGCGTTTGAGGGTTTGAAAGTTGCGGTGAGTGAACGAAGCGTTGGCGAGGTTGGGGGCGTGCTGCCGGGACATTTGCAGAATGCGCGCGCAAGCCGGACTTTCGGCCTTGCCATCAGTTGGAGAATTCCCACAAACTCAGGATTTTAGATGCCGAACATCGGGGACAGATTAGAGGAAGCACGCAAGCGGCAGGGGATCTCCATCCGCGAGGCCGCTGAGGCGACGAAAGTCCGCAGTGACTTCCTGATGAATTTCGAGAACAACCACTTCGATTTCGACCTGCCCGAGGTCTATAAACGCGGCTTCCTGAAAATCTACGGGCGCTACCTCAAACTCGACGAGGACAAGCTCATGACGGACTATAACGCCGTCCTGCTTGGCGCCAGCAAGGTCGTCTCCAAACGCGAGAACAAGGAACTCTTCGGGCGGATGGACCTGCCCGACGAACCGAAGACCCTCGGCAGCACCGAATCGGCCCCGCCCTTTGGCGAGCATAGTGCCAAGGTAGCCAAGACCGCCCGCATCAAGGAGCGCCCCAGCAGCGGTCACGACGGCCCGGCTGACCGCATGGAGCAGAAGACCGATTCGTCCCTGTACTGGAAGATCGGCCTCATCGTGGCGGGAACCTTTGTGCTGGTCGGCCTGCTGGCCGTACTGGTTAACCTGCTCATCAGCCCGAGCGCCCCGGACGAGCCGACCGATACGGCTACGACTCCGCCCGCCGCCTCGACCAACGTCACTCCTTCCGGCACTGCGGCGGGAGCCGACCTGGCCCAGACCGGCACGGTGACGATTTCGACTTCCGGCCCGGCCTATGTGCTCGTTCGCCAGGAAAACGACAACAAGGAACTTTTCAAGGGTAACATGGCCGCCGGTCAGTCCGAGACGCTGACCCGTACCGGGACCGTCCGTGTGGTCAGCTCGGCCATCCAGAACGTGACGGTTGAGATCAATGGCAAGACCTACAAGTCCAACCAAACCGGCACCCGCCAGACCTACTACGGGATGGACGGCCCTGTGACACCGCTCCAGAACCCGTAACGGGATCGTTTTACGATGAAAACCAGCCGCCCTCTGACAATTTTCAGGTGGGGGTGGTGTATCGCCTTGGTCGCGATGAGCGCCGGATACGCGGAGCCATCGGGGCCGGAGGAAGCGCCGCCGCCAACGGCACAAGCTCCCGCCAACGCCGACCATGCCGCCACGCCGGAGCCGGAAACTACCGTTGCTGTCCCCGTTGCTGTCGCAGTCAAAGGCGATTCCGTGTCAGCAGAAAAGCCCAGGGCCGAAACCGGCCAGATAAAAATCACGGCTACGGGCCAGTGCTACGTGCTCGTTCGCCAGGAGAGCGACAACAAGGAGCTTTTCAAGGGCATGATGTCCGCCGGTCAGAGCGAGACGCTGACCCGCACTGGAAGCATCCGTGTGGTTAGCTCGGCCATCCAGAACGTGACGGTCGAGATCGACGGGCAGAGCTACAAGTCGAACCAGACCGGCACTCGGCAGACCTACTACGGCATGGACGGGCCGGTGGTTGTGATTGCGGGCGAGACGGCGGGCAAGGAGACAAAAATCGTCGGGACGAAAGATGCCGCACCTCCTGAGGAGAGTGGTTCGGTGACTATCACGGCTACGGGCCAGTGCTACGTGCTCGTTCGCCAGGAGAACGACAACAAGGAGCTTTTCAAGGGCATGATGTCCGCCGGTCAGAGCGAGACGCTGACCCGCACTGGAAGCATCCGTGTGGTTAGCTCGGCCATCCAGAACGTGACGGTCGAGATCAACGGGAAGACATACAAGTCGAACCATACCGGGACGCGTCAGACCTACTACGGGATGGACGGGCCGGTGGCTCAGCTTGACGTCCGGTCCGATAGCGGGGCCGGACAGTAATTCTCTATCTTCCCCAAGAAGGGTAACTCCCCCTCCCGAGCCAGGCCGATGGATACGGACCACTCGGCTGGTGAGCTTGCTTGTTCTCCGTGCCTCT harbors:
- a CDS encoding helix-turn-helix domain-containing protein, producing the protein MPNIGDRLEEARKRQGISIREAAEATKVRSDFLMNFENNHFDFDLPEVYKRGFLKIYGRYLKLDEDKLMTDYNAVLLGASKVVSKRENKELFGRMDLPDEPKTLGSTESAPPFGEHSAKVAKTARIKERPSSGHDGPADRMEQKTDSSLYWKIGLIVAGTFVLVGLLAVLVNLLISPSAPDEPTDTATTPPAASTNVTPSGTAAGADLAQTGTVTISTSGPAYVLVRQENDNKELFKGNMAAGQSETLTRTGTVRVVSSAIQNVTVEINGKTYKSNQTGTRQTYYGMDGPVTPLQNP
- a CDS encoding DUF4115 domain-containing protein is translated as MSAGYAEPSGPEEAPPPTAQAPANADHAATPEPETTVAVPVAVAVKGDSVSAEKPRAETGQIKITATGQCYVLVRQESDNKELFKGMMSAGQSETLTRTGSIRVVSSAIQNVTVEIDGQSYKSNQTGTRQTYYGMDGPVVVIAGETAGKETKIVGTKDAAPPEESGSVTITATGQCYVLVRQENDNKELFKGMMSAGQSETLTRTGSIRVVSSAIQNVTVEINGKTYKSNHTGTRQTYYGMDGPVAQLDVRSDSGAGQ